A genome region from Chiroxiphia lanceolata isolate bChiLan1 chromosome 5, bChiLan1.pri, whole genome shotgun sequence includes the following:
- the LOC116787775 gene encoding thiosulfate sulfurtransferase: MARQGLSRALVSAAWLSEAVRAGRVGSGLRVLDASWYPPKERNARQEFKERHIPGASFFDIEECRDKSSPYDFMLPSESHFADYVGRLGVSNDTHVVVYDGDEVGTFYAPRAWWMFRAFGHKEVSVLNGGFKNWVKEGHPVTAEVSQPTPAVFKARLNRALVKTFEEMVQNVSSIKFQVVDSRPEGRFRGTELDQGLESGHIPGAVNIPFHSFLSETGHEKSIEEIQEIFRAKKVDLSKPLTATCRKGVTACQIALAAFLCGKQDVAVYDGSWSEWFHRAPPHYKVSEVKRNKA; this comes from the exons ATGGCGCGGCAGGGGCTTAGCCGGGCGCTGGTCTCCGCCGCCTGGCTGTCGGAGGCGGTGCGGGCCGGGCGGGTGGGGTCCGGCCTGCGGGTGCTGGACGCCTCCTGGTACCCCCCGAAGGAGCGAAACGCCCGTCAGGAGTTCAAAGAGAGGCACATCCCTGGGGCGTCATTCTTCGACATCGAGGAGTGCCGGGACAAGTCCTCCCCCTACGACTTCATGCTGCCCAGCGAGTCCCACTTCGCCGACTACGTGGGGCGGCTGGGTGTCAGCAATGACACTCACGTGGTGGTGTACGACGGGGACGAGGTGGGCACTTTCTACGCCCCCCGCGCCTGGTGGATGTTCCGGGCCTTTGGGCACAAGGAGGTCTCTGTACTAAACGGTGGCTTCAAGAACTGGGTGAAGGAGGGGCACCCCGTCACGGCGGAGGTCAGCCAGCCCACCCCTGCTGTCTTCAAGGCCAGGCTAAATAGGGCCCTGGTGAAGACTTTTGAGGAGATGGTACAGAACGTGTCGTCCATAAAGTTCCAGGTAGTGGATTCCCGCCCTGAGGGCCGGTTCCGGGGGACCGAGCTGGACCAAG GGCTGGAATCTGGCCACATCCCTGGTGCTGTGAACATACCCTTCCACTCATTCCTATCCGAAACCGGACATGAGAAGAGTATTGAGGAGATCCAAGAAATATTCCGTGCGAAGAAAGTGGATCTCTCAAAGCCACTGACGGCCACATGCCGCAAAGGTGTCACGGCGTGTCAGATTGCCTTGGCAGCCTTCCTGTGTGGCAAGCAGGATGTGGCTGTTTATGATGGTTCCTGGTCAGAGTGGTTCCACCGTGCCCCACCACACTACAAGGTCTCTGAGGTGAAGCGCAACAAGGCCTAG
- the TEX33 gene encoding testis-expressed protein 33 — protein MLFPSNHLHSSTSIPPLHLDFSRTCLLVKITVTSPGIMDQQRQAQCNADLDTGQKRLTDCTEMTKKSLDWTSLSDYEQLGYNLRSNLFQGGPLKSRSLMRDSYTPDIIQKAIRDPKNWHGRRIYELGKWYEKYFLDLNVQKAMKDKYGDKKGKP, from the exons ATGCTGTTCCCCAGCAACCATCTCCACTCTTCAACTTCCATCCCACCTCTACACCTGGACTTCAGCAGGACCTGCCTGCTTGTAAAAATCACTGTGACATCACCAGGGATCATGGACCAG caACGTCAAGCTCAGTGCAATGCAGATTTAGACACAGGACAGAAAAGACTCACTGACTGTactgaaatgacaaaaaagTCCTTGGACTGGACATCTCTTTCAGATTATGAGCAGCTGGGTTACAACCTGAGATCAAATCTCTTCCAAG GTGGCCCACTGAAAAGCCGAAGCTTGATGAGAGATTCCTACACCCCTGATATAATTCAGAAGGCAATCAGAGATCCCAAAAATTGGCATGGAAGGAGGATTTATGAGCTAG GGAAATGGtatgagaaatatttcctaGATCTTAACGTGCAGAAAGCAATGAAGGACAAATACGGGGATAAAAAAGGCAAGCCTTAG